The sequence ACTGTATTCCTACgtaaatacataaaaatcctcaacttatgaataataaatatataattctcACGTAACAATCCATATACTATAATCATTCATCTCGTTAAACCAATTATTATTTGTCACATATTACGAATATGATAAAATGACACAAAAATGGAAAGCATTATTAGCAGTAACATATTTGTACAATTAGAGATTAATTCGTAACATAACATTCAAACGTCACCCTATAGATACGCATTCTTAGTACTAAGTCATATAGTCTTAATTATTTTTCGAACAAATAAAAACCATCTCCTTAAATTCattctcattttatttattactaaatCCACTGTATTATCTTCCTCTCTCATTTTCACAGTTCTAACAAAATCTTTGAGTTTTATGAATGTATAAATCACCactgaatttatttatttatttattttcaaaaaataatcaaagatCAATGGCTAATTTTGGTCTAATCTTAGTGTTAGACCTCCTATTTCTTATTTATCCAGTTGTTTGTGagtatttttctgttttttttaattttgtttgtctttgagattttgtgatgattaattttagttatgatGCAGATGGCTATGATCCAATGGACCCAATGGGTAATATCACTATCAGATGGGATGTGACTACTAGCACTGAGAATGATCATCACGTAAGTTTTTCTTTTCGTTACAATTAAAACACAATAATAGTATGAcggaaaattaataaaagatataAGGTTAACAATCCGGTTCAGAGTCAGTAGCATGATAAGACGACTTCTCAGTCCTCTGAATTGTTCATTATATTAGGATAAGTGTTGTTTATGATATGGTAGAGGGCCTGAATCATTATCCACTGAGTTTCGAGCTGTAGCTGAAAAATGTCTTGTATGAGACATTGTGAGTTTCCAGATGTTATACAAATATTGATTATTGAAGTATATTGTTAGGACTCTCCTAAAATGTTTGCAGCattcattgattattgattgAAACTATTCATGGACCAGACAGAATCTTTGTTATAAGAAAATTATCTTCCACTTTTATGTATCATATCTCATTCGAGTAAGTAGAGACAACGTTCTGTATGTCTATCTCAGATTAGAGTTTCCATCTTCAACTATCAACTTTTCCGCCACATAGAGCAACCAGGTTGGAAGTTGAGCTGGGATTGGCATGGTAAGGAAGTAATATGGCAAATGTGGGGTGCTGAAACTACAGAACAAGGTGATTGTTCTGCAATCAAAGGAGACACCCTGCCACATTGTTGTCTGAAAGAGCCTGTGATTCTTGATCTCCTTCCTGGAGCTCCGTACAATAAGCAGGTCGCAAATTGCTGCAAGGGAGGAGTGTTGACATCCTTGACTCAGGACCCTGAAAAATATGTGTCTTCTTTTGAGATGAGCATTGCAAGTGCATCAAATGATGGATCCGGGCCTCGTATGCCTGAAAACTTCACACTTGGGATTCCTGGATATACGTGTGGTGTTGCCGTGAAAGTCCCTCCAACCAAGTTCCATGAGGATCAAGGACGGCGACAGACTCAAGCAGTTGGTAAGTAAAATAGCTCCTACTCATCCTATAGGATGATCATTCTGTAACTTTTAATCTTTTGTAATGGTTGCAGCTACGTGGGACGTGATTTGTTCTTACTCCCAGTTTAGAGCATCATCTTCTCCAGCATGTTGTGTTTCCTTGTCTGCTTTCTACAGCGAATCAATTGTGCCCTGCTCCGTATGCAGTTGTGGTTGTCAGGGACAGCGCGGTGCATCTCAATGTGTGAAGTAAATATCTTACTCTTTAGCCTCAGTATTTGTACATTATTTAGTCAACTAGTTCCAGGCAGATCGCGGAGGTAGTATGCAATATGTTAGCAATTGAGGTTGTTTCCTAGAATCCTAAGGTTGAAATCCTGACTCCGCCTCTGGTTCTAGTTAACACCAAAACATCTGTCATATTCAACAAGATTGTTATATCTTGTTCATCTAACATGTCTTTTCTTCTTGTGTCTGGAACTACAGGCGCGGTGAGGTGCCACCAGTTTTACAACTAGGCCATAACAAACTGCCAACGCCAATACTAGAGTGTACACGTCACATGTGCCCAATTCAGGTGCATTGGCATGTAAAGCAGAGTTATAGAGAATATTGGAGGGTGAAGATGACTATTAGAAACTTAAACCTAGTTAGAAACTACAGCCAGTGGAACTTGGTGGTCCTGCACCCAAATTTGAGAAGCATAACGCAGGTTTTCAGCTTCGACTACAAGCCCCTTGATCAGTATGGTGATATAAGTAAGTTATACCCAATTCATTTCTTTCATAACACAAACTCAGCTGAAGTCGGCTATATGAATCTTCTAAAtcgattcttttttttttttttttgggtgcaGACGACACAGGGATGTTTTATGGGATTAAGTATTACAATGACATGTTGCTACAAGCAGGAAGGAGTGGGGTTGTGCAAAGTGAGTTGTTACTGCATAAAGATGCAGGGATTTTCACATTTAATGAAGGATGGATGTTTCCAAGAAAGATTTCATTCAATGGTTATGAGTGTGTTTTGCCTTCACCTGATAAATATCCAATGCTTCCAAATATTAGTCAATTTTTGGCTCCCTCAATACTAATCATCATTGTTTTCTCCTTTTGTTTGATATTAACAATATTTTAATCAAGTGTTAATAGTCTCTCACAAGAGGTCTTCGAAGCATAGATGTAAGTATGATACGATTATATGTTGTACTTCAAAAGACAACAACATATTTGAGGATCTCCAATTTTGGGTGGCCAGGATGGGGTTGAGAGATTATTGAAGATTTGGAATGATTTGTGGGAAATCCAACATAATAACTACAGTTTGTATACAGAATGAAATTATTCTGATTAATTTgtgatgaattaatttttttttccttgtagctttaaaattaatatgacGTGATTTGTGaataatcaaacaaaataagtaTGTTGAATATAATATGAAGTCATATAATTCTGTCATGACTTACATGttataatttattagttttgaTGTGgtgagttaaaaaaaaattctattcgatcaactgaaaattattttctcatttagtttttttaaataatttgattaatcaTCAAATATTAACCTAAAGTATAGGAAAGTAAATACATAtctaatcaaagaaaaaaatcgCTATTTTCACAAGTTATCTtaccatataaaaaaaaaggactcttttttctatattttacttaGTAGAGTTGTTTTTCATATCCCAAAGTAACCTTATTACTTAATTAATCGGGTCAATAGAGAAAAAACAGCATTCCATCTAACTAGGTTTAGAGAAAAGAACCAATACCAATAAACATAATGGAGACTATTGTAACCTTATACATGTATTAGTCAATTTGTTGAAGTTACAATATATGGAGtattttgttttctaatttGGGACGCTTCGCATACTAAAACTTTTGCAGATTTTTCACCGACCTCTCAATAGAATTTAATTCTATTCTTAATACAATTGAGGAAATAGTAATTGTAACTTAACTAGACAACCAAAAGTAGAAAAATTCCCTGAAAAACCAACATATGCATattccttttgtttttcttatttgtttgtagctttaaaaattaatttaacacGATTTATGAATAATCAAATGGATTAAATACTTGGTAGGTTCCAAAAAAACAAACGCATTCcactaagcatgacatagacgATCTGACCCAGCTGTTAGTAAACTTGGAAAGTTACAATTACTCTATTTTTCACTTACATACCAAaactttttgcatatttttgaCCAAACCTCCCAAAAGCATTTGATTTTCTTTCCTATTCAAATTAGGAATACTAATTATAGTTTCCCCAAAACacgtatatatatacatattcattCTTCTCATGGCTCTACAAACTATGGCAGACGAAGACCAAAGCAAGAAGGGAGAAGATGatcaaaggaagaagaaaacaaacaaaTCCAAATCTTATCAAGTGAGGAAAGAATGCATAAAGAGGAAATCAATGGAGCTTGCAACTCTCTGTGATATCAAGGTTTGTACGGTTATTACTGGTCCTAATGGGGAATTGCAAACTTGGCCTGACAATTTGAATGCCTGTAAGGAAGTTCTTGATATCTACTCTCAAAATTTGAAACCCGAAAAGAAGCACAAGCAAGAAGACAAAGATCTCCCGACGCTAGTTGAATCAAAGCTTGCAGCTGTCAACAGGAGAATTTGTTTCTTGGAGAACAAGAATGTTGCTGATTAGGGAAAAGGAAAGAGAATTGAATGATTTATTTGTATGGATTTAAAgattgaaattttgttttttttttttcttgttagtTCGAGAATTTACAGTAATAGGAAtataacccatattttatccTTTTATTCTTgtgtatgtattgaattgaatgGTGGATTAATCCCTCTACTAGAATGCAAAACCCatatgattttaattaaaatgcaATACTTACATGAAATGTCACATATTAGGTAGTATGGGGATAGGGTTTGCTAGGCCTAACTTCATATCCATAAGAATGTTTTTATTGCACTAAGAAGAAACAAGGAATAAGCAGAAAAGAGCTCCTCCATCAATACTTACATTACATGGTTCATGAAGATGAAATTAGAGGGAATTTAGAAGCTGGAAAATGTTACAAAGGGAAACTGATGAACTTAAACATTCCGAACATACAAAGACATGAGACATCATGCTGGATTTAACCACCTCAGGTGAGTCAACTGCGACAAATGCTTTTCTTAAGCATTGACCACCAGGTGCACTTAAAAGCTTAACAAGTCTTGATGTAAAAGACACATGTTTTGTAACAAGAACTAGAATCAATTTAGACAGAAGGAGACAAACCCGTTGGAGGTGAGCACATGGGAAGCAAGACCTCTCTTCTTGATATCGCACAATGGAAATTGTGAACTTTTGTCACTCCATGGCAAAGTCAACTGAGGGACAGTCAGTAAGACGTGATTAAAGGCATAGCTACACTTACGGTCAAATGTGGAGTTGTCCTGAAACAGCATCAAGCTCAGCCTCTTTTTGTTTCAGAGTGAGGTTTGCAAATTGTTGATCGAGATCCCTACTAGTGCTGCGACGATGGCTGTGAGATGGCTTCTGTTGCTGTGGCTGTGGCTGTTGATGTTGTTGCTGATACAATGCTCGTAATCTTCCTCTTTCTCTTTCCAGAACTTCATGTTCCACTGcatataaatttattagttGCAGATTTCaatgaaacaaattaaaataaacgaCTAGCTATATATACGTTCAACTTCTCCGAAACACCACCTATCCGACAAAACAGCTAATGCACGCAGAAGATACAACAATATTGACTTGCTAGAAATTGATGGTGAATCCATAAGGAATCCGGCTGATATAAAAAAGGAGATCATCTCTTTTTATCAGAACCTATGTGCAGAGACAGAAGATTGGAGACCCCATAATAACATGAGAGTTTGTCCCACCATCTCCACAGAAGATAATCTGATGCTACAAAGTCCATTTGAAGAGCAAGAGATATGGTCCAGTGTCCAAGCGTGTGCTGGTGATAAAGTACCTGGCCCAGATGGTTTCACAATGGCCTTTTTCAAACACTGTTGGGAAGTAGTGAACACTGAGGTCATTGCTACTATTCAAAACTTCCATGAAAGAGACATATTTGAAAGAAGCTTCAATGCTACACATGTTGCGTTGATCCCCAAGAAGATGGGAGCTAAAGAATTGAAAGATTTCAGGCCTATTAGTCTTATAGGCAGCATCTACAAGATCATCTCAAAGTTGTTGACTGAGAGACTCAAAAAAGTGATGCACAAGCTGGTGGATGAGCAACAAATGGCCTTTATAAAAGGGAGACAAATCATGGATACCATTCTTATAGCCAATGAATGTGTTGACTCAAGAATTAGAAACAAAGAACCTGGTATCCCTTGCAAACTAGATATACAAAAGGCTTTTGACCACATGAACTGGATTTTCCTATTCAGGAGTATGATGAAAATGGGGTTTGGAGAAAAATGGGTCAATTGGATACGCTATTGCATCAGCAACATCAAGTTCTCAATCCTAGTTAATGGCTCACCAACTGGATTTTTCTCTTCTCAGAGACGACTAAGGCAAGGGGACCCATTGTCCCCTTTTTTGTTCATCATTGCCATGGAGAGTTTAAATGATATGATGAAAACCGCCCAATCAAATAGCTGGATAACAGGTTTTAGAGTAGATTCAAGGGCCGGCAATAACCTTGAAATTGCTCATTTACAATATGCCGATGATACTTTGGTTTTCTGCAGAGCTAACCGAggacaaattaaatttttgagggtgattttcattcttttttgagGCTATATCTGGGCTCCACATTAACTAGAACAAGAGTTTCCTATATCCCGTTTACGAGGTCCCTGACATTCACAACTTGGCTGATATTCTGGGAGGAAGAACCAGTGTTCTGCCAACCACTTATCTTAAAATGCCCCTTGGTGCCAAAAGCAATTCCAAGGATATCCGGAATGGAGTCATAGAGAAGTGAGAGAAAAAGTTGACTAACTGGAAGAGTCAATACTTATCCTTGGGGGGTAGATTAATCTTGATTAACATTTAACAGTGTGCTGGATGCATTACCAACTTACATGATGCCCATTTTTCGTGTTCCAACGAACATGGTGGATTAGATGCTCTCAGAAGAAACTTCCTCTGACAAGGCAACTGCGATACCAGGAAAATACATTTGGTCAAATGGAAGTCAGCGATCACCAGCAAAAAGTATGGTggtatgggaatcaagaatgttgggaagtaggagatcaaataaagtagttttgatgattgataaagtgaagtcATGGTGTCGTATGTGTACAATTATGAGAGATTgggcaaagaagaaaaagtgcagaattgtaaagaaggaaacaaatatggaaataaataaataaggaaagaaatgaaaaagtaGCAAtacaagtcaaagaaggaaagaaatacagaagttacaattcaagtcaaataaggaatgaagtaaatatagacaagttcaagaaggaaaaggatttgtaattcctttccttgtagaagttgaaggcaaatcaaatctataaaaggatcaagaagttgaaggaaaaaaGCGTCTTTGCAATCACAAAAATCGAGAGAATTTTTCCAGCAAAGCCAGAACAATAGGTAttgcatattcacgaaatatatcatcttgagagCAGAATTTTCTGGAGGAAAAACGCAGGCCTTCGTCACAGAAACGCAAGGACTAGGTTCATTTTCATCACAACAACATAAGGACCAGGTTCACGAAACATGTTCCACTCAGAACTATTGGATATTaaagtttgatcaattaaagtctagggttattagtctttgttgatttgttctacgtttattattgagttgtcataattcctagatttgtaacaagaagtgggtttgacttcttgtgAGTTGAGTCTTGAGAAAATTGTAACAAGAAATgtgtttgacttcttgggagagAGGTTGTGAGAGttgtaaacaagaagtgggtttgacttcttgggagagAGGTTGTGAGAGTTGTAAataagaagtgggtttgacttcttgggtggTTAGAGTTAAGAAGAGTTGAGAGcttttgtaaacaagaagtgggtttgacttcttgggtggTTAGAGTTAAGAAGAGTTGAGAGCTTTTGTAAACAAGAAGCAAGTTTGACTTCTTGTTAAGTGGAGAGTTTTCGATTATACGAAAAGGGTAGAAGTTTAGAGTTAGATTCATTGATTAACTGAgttgtaaatcttgaattaatataCATCTTCGGTGTGGTTTTTCCCTTCCCTGAGTTAGGAAGGTTTTCACGATaaatctttgttttattgtgttaCGACAAAATTACAAGAAACTGGTTCTTGAtctaggggtaaggtttcttcaattggtatcagagcaggtcttttcattaaaagacTAACATCTTGAAAAGGATCAATGGCTGCACCACCTACACCACAAGAAGGAGCTTCTCAAACTCGACCACCACTGTTTAATGGAAAGTATTATGGATGGTGGAAGATTCGCATGATGGATCATTTACTAGGAGAAAATCCAGACCTATAGGGAGTCGTGTTGGAAGGTCCAACCATACCCATGAAGAATAGAATTGATGGAACCACTCAAGTACCAAAAGATAGGAAAGAATGAAATATTGCAGATAAACTTGCAATTCAGAACAATGCTAAAGCAAAAAAGATCTTGATATGCGGAATAGGTCCAGATGAATACAATCGAATATCATCAtgtcaagatgcaaaagcaATATGGGAAACTTTCCAAACTGCGCATGAAGGAACAACTCAGGTAAAGAAGTCTAAAATTGATAACTTGAACAGACAATACGAACTGTTTCGAATGGCAGAAGGTAAACAATCCAAGAGATGCACACCAGGTTCACTGCTATCATTAATGAAATCCACTCACTAGGTGAAATAATTCCCAATGGGAAGGCAGTCAGAAAACTTTTGAGTGTTCTTCCAGAATCTTGGGAAAGCAAAGTAGAAGCCATTACTGAAGCCCGTGATCTAGATAAGTTAGCTATGGATGAACTCATCGGAAATCTCATGACCtatgaactcaagaaaaaacaagaaaaggatATTGAAGGcaaaagaaaggagaagaacATGGTTCTTACAGGCACAACACCAAAAAATTTTGAGGACGAAAACATTGCGTTAATGATCAAAAGGTTCTCAAGAATGTTAAAAAAGGGACAAGTGTTCCACAAAATGAACTCTCAAAAAATCACAGAAAATCCAATAGATCAAGCATGTCACAAGTGTGGAAGTTTGGATCACTTTGTCAAGTTTTGTCCATTAAAAGCTTTAGAGAAAAAAGGAATAGTTcgtaaaaagaaaaggaaatcaaGAATGATAAGTACATTCCCACAAACAGAAGAATGACCAATCAAGAAGCGGATCTTTCAACGAAAAGAGTCTTTGCCGCTATGGGGGACTTATCAAAAGAAGAATTTGAGGATGGAGGGTTCGAAAATCAGTCACTACttgcaatagaacaatcaaatgCACTCATTGCTGAAACAGATTTTGAAGATGATGGAGAAGATGACAAACAAAGCAAGGTAAGTTTTCATcacatcaaagtaaatattgaatcatattctaAAAAGGAACTAGAGTCCTTATTGAGTACTCTTATAGATGCATATCAATCAATCATTTTTGAAAGAGAACAAATGATGGAAAACTATGCATCTTTAAGAGGAGTCAATGACAATCTTGAGAAACACAATCACTTTgttcaaaacaaattaaaagaatagATTAAAATCTCAGAGTTAAGTAACAAGGGCAAAAACTCTGCTAGTGAACTCCAATTAGctctagaagaaaaaataaaattgttaaccaTAAATTGTCAAGCTTTAACAGAAAGGAATATGTTGCTACAAGAAAATCTTGATCATACCAAACTGGATCTGGAACGAAATTTTAACTCAGATTCAAGAAAGGCAAACCACTAGTCGAAGTGGGATAGGTTTTAAAAAACAGAATAATCTTGTGTCACACACTATTCACATGTCTAAAAGTTTATGCACTCACTGTGGAAACTCATGTCATTTAAAGAATCAATGTAAAGCTTTATTTGAGGCTTTTCAGGAAAATGTTAAATtcaccaaaaaggaaaagactGAAACGGCTAAGAACCTGGTTCCAAAAAAAATGCTCCAAATAAAAGGTTTTCTTATTTGCCTTTATGGGCTAGAAGAAATCTTATTCATCCTTTTAATCACATAAAGGGGCCCAAGCTAATCTGGGTTCCCAAGACTAATCTTTGACTAGTGTTTCAGGTGAAGGTGAGAGGGAAAAGGCCAACTTGGTACATAAATAGTGCATGCTCCAAACAGgaaaaatggtagaaaatttcTTCTcgctctttgattttcaaggagGCAGTTTATTCCTTGAAAaggatgagaaaaatgaaagagacaagataaaaaaatttttgaagaaagtgACATGATATCAAACATCTTTGATGATGCAAATTTAGGGAACACTGCATAAGAACCTGGTTCACATCTAACAATCATTGATCCACCTGCAACATGAATTACTACTAATCTATGGTTCTGGAgatttggggaataatagagcAATCGGGACAGTAAGAGTATGGTACACCTTTAGGGGGAACTTCGTTGTGTGAACATGGTCCTTGTTATTCATTGGAAGGTATTGAAAATTGACAAGGGTTGGTTCTCTGTGAATCAGCTTGAGATTCATTTGATCTGGGAGAATATGATGATGCGACATTCTCGTGAAGACCTTGAATATGAAGAGCTTGAGAAAAATCAGTCAAAGCATGGTCTTATGGAAACAAGTTGATGCATTATCATGATTTCCTTTAATAATTGGCTAGTAAACGAATAATCTTACGCTTGAGTAATTATACAATGAATATCTGCTAACTCAACCTCGTACTGTAACAGGTACACACTCCAGTCACATCTCAAACAATGTTTAGAAAGTCTGCGGATGTTATCTCTACTCTTTGCTAACACCATCAAGTAAATCATGGAGAAACACAAAAAAAGGGAACCTGGTTTCTCTGTAATACCCAGGTATGTGTCATCCTTTTTCAATGCATGAATTTCCTGAGTTTGGGTCAAACATAAGCACTAATGAACCCGATCAATCATCAAAGATTCAACTTTCTTAAAAATCACCAAGAACCCTCTTTGACAATAAGCATCGTTCAATCTCAAACTgctctaatgatgaaaatctcAGTCTTCAAGCCATTCATGCTTTATTTCAGGGGAACCTTGCTTTAACTCTCACTTCTGAACCAGGTTCACAAACTCCAAATTGATATTTCATCCATTCCAAGTGTATAACCTGTCTATCTCTCAGGGGGAACAATTCTTACAGAAATAAATTGTTGTTATGCTTTCATTATTGATAAACATCTCTTTGTGCACTAAAATGTGGTGACTCTCTTGTAGTTGGTACTccttcaaaatatcatcaagaaaaaggcaaataaaaaaaattcatggaggaatgaaaataaaaaaattgatgatgtaCCTCATGTTTcttttgatgaaatttcattttttaagaaaactGATCAGAATAAAGGAGCTGGTGCACAATGGGCATgctgaaaaaaatttattaatggCAGTAAACATCCCTTTCTTCCTCACTTTAGTAATCTTTGTCCCAATTCTTATCCTCAAATTTTAGACTCTTTGATTCTTTGATGTGCTTATGTCTGTCTCATACTCATGATATCATATGTTTTTTATTAAGGGCATAAACTGgtacatatttgtttatttcgTTTCTCATTGAAGATCTTTATTGTGTATGAGTTTCAGATGACTAATATCCTCAGATTAACTAACCATTTTGTTAGAAAAAGTGTATTTGAAAGTGTTGCCCAAGTGGTTATtagttaaaaatgatattgcaTTCATTGAATGTTATTCGGGTTCTTTGGTTATTGGTTTTCAATGATACCAAAAGGGGAAATTATATAATGTGGATAGACATATGCATAGTTTGtcatcatcacatatacatagtTTGTCATaatcaaaaaggggaaaattgTTGGgaaatgagaaaacatgaagtttgtagttttgatggatCACAAAGAGTTGTAGTTTTGATGACTAACAAATAGTCTTGATGTGTAATAAATTTTTggttatcatcatcaaaaaggggggaaatgttgggaagtaggagatcaaataaagtagttttgatgattgataaagtgaagtcATGGTGTCGTATGTGTACAATTATGAGAGATTGCGGCAAAGAACAAAAAGTATATGTGAAGAGAAGAATCAGAGACAATCAACCATCTTTTTTTACACTGCTAGTTAATTGGACAACTTTGGAGGATTTTCCTTAATTTAAAAGGGATCATGTGGGTGATGCCAAGAGATACACTTCAAGTGCTGGAGAACTGGAACAAATATAGCTTTCAGTCAGAACAGAACGAAAGATGGAAGTTTATCCTTGCTTGCATTTGGTGGACAGTCtggaaagagagaaatcaaAGTTGTTTTGAAGACAATCACAGCTCTATCAGAAACTTAAGATTTATTGCCTAGCCCTTTTCTATTGTTGGTGTAAACATGAATATATGGAAGACATGGAAATGGAATCTTTTATTGATGTTCTAGGATCTCTGTAAGTAGGTTATAGCTTAGTATATCTTCCTATATTTCCTTGTAAGTAGGATAGCTGTATTTTTTATGCAGCAAATAGTTATACAAAAAATGTTACCttctcaaagaaaaaaaaaagaaacagaacATTTCCCATGTTCAAATTAGTTAAATTCAACTAAGGCAGTTTACTCCAAGTCTTAGAATCAAGGAAAGAAAGTGGGACTTGAAAAATAGATCAATTATTTAGCAATTCTGTAATTGCAAATTCGACCACAttgtttctctttctttatttgcCTAAGTAACTTTCCGTTTTACCAAAAAAGCGCAAAAGGTAGATGCAACAAAAATCAGCTAAACAACAAAATCATGCTCCACAAAAGTCATCCGATCATTCAATTTAATCTGTATGTATGCTACCATTGCTCAAGAGGTAAATAACAATTCCACCCCTAGTTGATTTGGAAAGGTAAGCAAATTTGAACGCTTGAAGCAGAAAATATGGACCTGTTCACATTAAGGTCATCCAAATGC comes from Solanum pennellii chromosome 1, SPENNV200 and encodes:
- the LOC107032066 gene encoding COBRA-like protein 6, with product MYKSPLNLFIYLFSKNNQRSMANFGLILVLDLLFLIYPVVYGYDPMDPMGNITIRWDVTTSTENDHHIRVSIFNYQLFRHIEQPGWKLSWDWHGKEVIWQMWGAETTEQGDCSAIKGDTLPHCCLKEPVILDLLPGAPYNKQVANCCKGGVLTSLTQDPEKYVSSFEMSIASASNDGSGPRMPENFTLGIPGYTCGVAVKVPPTKFHEDQGRRQTQAVATWDVICSYSQFRASSSPACCVSLSAFYSESIVPCSVCSCGCQGQRGASQCVKRGEVPPVLQLGHNKLPTPILECTRHMCPIQVHWHVKQSYREYWRVKMTIRNLNLVRNYSQWNLVVLHPNLRSITQVFSFDYKPLDQYGDINDTGMFYGIKYYNDMLLQAGRSGVVQSELLLHKDAGIFTFNEGWMFPRKISFNGYECVLPSPDKYPMLPNISQFLAPSILIIIVFSFCLILTIF
- the LOC107025842 gene encoding agamous-like MADS-box protein AGL75, coding for MALQTMADEDQSKKGEDDQRKKKTNKSKSYQVRKECIKRKSMELATLCDIKVCTVITGPNGELQTWPDNLNACKEVLDIYSQNLKPEKKHKQEDKDLPTLVESKLAAVNRRICFLENKNVAD